The Fulvivirga ligni genome window below encodes:
- a CDS encoding toxin-antitoxin system YwqK family antitoxin, which produces MIKLFILMSMLPFTLLAQDTLRYESGAEKAVGALKNGKREGEWVFYYPDGTLSAYQTYSSGALNGDVSYFNFQGNLTGKEYWRNDLLVDSATYYHDNGVVEKAGKYDLGRYEGVWRFYHENGRLKRIVTYVNGWPEGDWQVFNNQGILVQKGSFSEGKETGEWKFYTDKGDLEYVGNYENGERVGKWYRVTAKGKRKEVDY; this is translated from the coding sequence ATGATTAAGCTATTTATTTTAATGAGTATGCTGCCTTTCACGCTTTTAGCACAGGATACTCTTCGCTATGAAAGTGGTGCTGAAAAGGCGGTTGGAGCGCTTAAAAATGGGAAAAGAGAAGGTGAATGGGTATTTTATTATCCTGATGGAACCTTAAGTGCTTACCAAACCTACAGTAGCGGCGCTTTAAATGGAGACGTAAGTTATTTCAATTTTCAGGGAAACCTCACCGGGAAGGAGTATTGGCGCAATGATCTTCTAGTGGATTCTGCCACGTATTATCATGATAATGGAGTTGTAGAAAAAGCCGGTAAGTATGACTTGGGTAGGTATGAAGGAGTGTGGCGCTTTTATCATGAAAATGGTAGATTAAAGCGCATAGTAACCTACGTAAATGGCTGGCCAGAAGGAGATTGGCAAGTGTTTAACAATCAGGGGATACTCGTACAGAAAGGCTCATTTTCTGAAGGTAAAGAAACCGGAGAATGGAAGTTCTACACAGATAAAGGTGATCTGGAGTATGTTGGTAATTACGAAAATGGAGAGAGAGTAGGGAAGTGGTACAGAGTAACTGCCAAAGGCAAGCGAAAGGAAGTAGATTATTAA
- a CDS encoding POTRA domain-containing protein, whose translation MLAYLISCLFSLFATSYAGDSTVISQDSIPSVQHEQDTTLGRNLYIDNILIIGNTKTKRKIILREMSVRQGEFYYEEDLNSILIQDRNKIFNTRLFNTVEVSLLELGSDAVDIVIKVTERWYTFPVPIFDLVDRNFNDWWQNQNHDFSRVNYGVKLFKNNMRGRNESLRLLLQFGYTKRFDVGYNIPYLDRSQRHGLSVLFSYAENKNIAIATEDHKREFLDSENILRVETLYGLGYKFRNNFYTQHNFDIYYNDNWVSSEVTEQNPNYYLNGDLTQRYFSAAYDFTYDKRNNISYPLRGVKFDAFIRKYGLGIFDDINQLDIGLRNIKFFDLGKSYYLSNFSSVYVSTPKDQPYANLRGLGYKHDVVRGYELYVVEAKSFYLNRTTFKKKLLSFTTHLGFLPIDQFKNIPIDIYLKTYFDMAYAENLTNYYQNKTLSDRYLFGTGLGLDIVSYYDTVIRFEYSVNREGESGVFIHLKKEF comes from the coding sequence ATGCTGGCATACTTAATTTCATGTTTATTTTCACTATTTGCGACTTCGTATGCAGGCGATTCTACCGTAATAAGTCAGGACAGTATCCCTTCTGTTCAGCATGAGCAAGACACTACTTTAGGTCGCAATCTTTACATAGATAATATTCTCATCATTGGTAACACCAAGACCAAAAGGAAAATCATTTTGCGTGAAATGAGTGTGCGCCAGGGTGAATTCTATTATGAAGAAGACCTGAATAGCATTCTCATACAGGACAGGAATAAGATTTTTAATACCCGATTATTCAATACAGTTGAGGTTTCGTTGTTAGAACTGGGTAGCGATGCGGTGGACATTGTGATAAAGGTAACTGAACGATGGTACACATTTCCAGTGCCCATATTTGACCTGGTAGATCGTAATTTTAACGATTGGTGGCAAAATCAGAATCATGATTTCAGCCGGGTTAATTATGGAGTAAAGCTCTTCAAAAACAATATGAGAGGCCGTAACGAAAGCCTGCGTCTATTGCTACAGTTTGGCTATACCAAGCGATTTGATGTAGGCTACAACATCCCCTATCTGGACCGATCGCAAAGGCATGGCTTATCCGTGTTATTCTCATATGCTGAAAATAAGAACATTGCCATAGCCACCGAAGATCATAAAAGAGAATTTCTTGATTCAGAAAATATCTTAAGGGTGGAGACCTTGTACGGTTTAGGTTATAAGTTCAGAAACAATTTTTATACTCAGCATAACTTTGATATCTACTATAATGACAACTGGGTAAGCAGTGAAGTGACGGAGCAAAACCCCAATTACTACCTCAATGGTGACCTCACCCAGAGGTACTTCAGCGCCGCTTATGATTTCACTTATGATAAACGTAACAACATCAGTTATCCTTTGAGAGGCGTTAAATTTGATGCATTCATTCGTAAATATGGCCTGGGCATATTTGATGATATCAACCAGCTGGATATTGGCCTGAGGAATATTAAGTTTTTTGATCTTGGAAAATCCTATTATTTATCCAATTTCAGCTCTGTGTATGTTAGCACGCCTAAAGACCAGCCTTATGCCAACTTACGCGGTCTGGGTTATAAACATGATGTGGTTAGAGGGTATGAACTTTATGTGGTTGAAGCCAAGTCATTTTACCTCAACCGAACCACCTTTAAAAAGAAGCTGCTGAGCTTTACCACTCACCTTGGCTTTCTGCCTATAGACCAGTTTAAAAATATACCAATAGATATCTATTTAAAGACCTATTTCGATATGGCCTATGCTGAAAACCTGACCAATTATTATCAAAACAAAACCCTTTCTGACCGGTATTTATTCGGGACAGGACTGGGTCTTGATATAGTATCTTACTATGACACCGTTATCCGTTTTGAATATTCAGTGAATCGTGAAGGAGAAAGTGGCGTATTCATACATTTGAAGAAGGAATTTTAA
- a CDS encoding prolipoprotein diacylglyceryl transferase translates to MNLLNYIIWDTDPVFFHLPFNDHPVRYYGLLFTLSLVISQQILFYIYKKEGKPEKDVETLTIYLVLATVIGARLGHVFFYDFPNNPAKFLGDPLYIFKIWEGGLASHGAAIGLLTALWFYTNFKFVINPFGKGDKFVFKKQKRANQSFLQMVDRVAILAAICGCLIRVGNFMNSEIVGKPTDSEQGVVFAANLNQFVQEFPTPIAEVTYKKAQSNQSYETGHVPIHAEINFKNHPDVRTQEGVESYLNKSFKAQLKGKSYLREHFYVSDSVEFINKISQNNAGEYTAEVNIFGIPRYPAQLYEAFSCLVLFILLFFLWNKWKNKTPQGLLFGIFLTVVFTMRFLYEFLKENQVGFEDDLALNMGQILSIPLVVIGLILLIRGLKKKNDPEPKIE, encoded by the coding sequence ATGAACTTATTGAACTACATCATCTGGGATACTGATCCCGTATTCTTTCATTTGCCATTCAATGATCATCCGGTAAGATACTATGGTTTACTCTTCACCCTAAGCCTGGTTATAAGTCAGCAGATCTTATTTTACATCTATAAAAAAGAAGGTAAACCAGAAAAAGACGTTGAAACCTTAACCATTTATCTGGTGCTAGCCACCGTTATAGGTGCACGTTTAGGACATGTTTTCTTTTACGACTTCCCGAATAATCCGGCAAAGTTCCTGGGTGACCCGTTGTATATTTTTAAGATATGGGAAGGTGGACTTGCCAGTCATGGAGCCGCTATAGGGTTGCTCACCGCACTTTGGTTTTACACTAACTTTAAGTTCGTAATCAATCCTTTCGGTAAAGGAGACAAGTTTGTTTTTAAGAAACAGAAGCGAGCCAATCAATCGTTTCTACAAATGGTAGATAGAGTAGCCATCCTTGCTGCCATTTGCGGCTGCCTTATAAGGGTAGGTAATTTTATGAATTCTGAAATTGTAGGAAAACCAACTGACTCTGAACAAGGCGTTGTTTTTGCCGCTAATCTCAACCAATTTGTTCAGGAATTCCCGACTCCCATTGCTGAAGTCACCTATAAAAAGGCACAATCTAACCAAAGCTATGAAACTGGACACGTTCCAATCCACGCTGAGATCAACTTCAAAAATCATCCTGACGTAAGGACTCAAGAAGGTGTTGAGAGCTATCTTAATAAATCATTTAAAGCTCAGCTAAAAGGGAAAAGCTACCTGAGAGAACATTTCTATGTATCTGATAGTGTTGAATTTATAAATAAAATATCACAAAATAATGCCGGTGAATACACTGCCGAGGTGAACATCTTCGGAATCCCAAGGTATCCTGCACAGCTCTATGAGGCTTTTAGCTGCCTGGTGCTATTTATTTTGCTATTCTTCCTTTGGAATAAATGGAAGAACAAAACTCCTCAAGGACTGCTATTCGGCATTTTCCTGACCGTGGTGTTTACTATGCGCTTTCTTTATGAGTTTTTAAAAGAGAATCAGGTGGGTTTTGAAGATGATCTGGCTCTTAACATGGGGCAGATACTAAGTATTCCTCTGGTAGTTATAGGCCTAATTCTTCTTATACGCGGATTAAAGAAAAAGAATGATCCCGAGCCTAAAATAGAATAG
- the nadE gene encoding NAD(+) synthase, with amino-acid sequence MTKLAGATLNQTALDWANNFKNISEAIETAQKNKVDILCLPELCITGYGCEDIFLGDWIYARSLEILEKIIPLCENITVAIGVPIKYEGKNYNTCCIVKNTEILGFYAKQNLANDGVHYEPRWFTPWPSEVVKPLEVFGETYDLGDVIFEFGPIKMGFEICEDAWRQIRPACKLYEKGVNLILNPSASHFAFDKTLAREELVVLSSKNFHCTYVYANLLGNEAGRMIYDGEILIARHGKLIQRNDWLSFKSVELQYAEVDFNNEDEVYPAPVEYIRDKNTEFLKAETLALFDYLRKSRSKGYVLSLSGGADSSTIAVLVGEMVKRGIVALGTQAFLEKAGLQHIKSTDLKSIVAEILTCAYQGTVNSSEDTFNSAKELATELGATFHHWLIDDEVSSYTGKIEKALARELTWEKDDIALQNIQARARSPIIWMLANINNALLLTTSNRSEGDVGYATMDGDTSGSISPIAAVDKHFIINWLKWAEKELGYTALSHVNLLQPSAELRPLESHQTDEADLMPYHIIVEIEKLAIKEHQSPVEVFNNLSARNLENDDLLKQHITRFYTLWSRNQWKRERIAPSFHLDDFNVDPRTWCRFPILSGSFKQELEELNNL; translated from the coding sequence ATGACTAAATTAGCAGGAGCTACTTTAAACCAAACCGCTCTAGACTGGGCAAACAATTTCAAAAACATAAGTGAGGCTATTGAAACAGCCCAGAAAAACAAGGTGGACATCTTATGCCTGCCTGAGCTTTGCATTACAGGCTATGGGTGTGAAGACATATTCCTGGGTGACTGGATCTATGCTCGCTCGTTAGAGATTTTAGAGAAGATCATCCCTCTGTGTGAGAATATTACAGTGGCTATTGGTGTGCCCATAAAGTACGAAGGGAAGAACTATAACACCTGCTGTATAGTAAAGAACACTGAAATTTTGGGGTTCTATGCCAAACAAAACCTGGCTAATGACGGTGTGCATTACGAACCAAGGTGGTTTACTCCATGGCCCTCTGAGGTGGTAAAACCACTAGAAGTGTTCGGTGAAACCTACGACCTTGGTGATGTCATTTTTGAATTTGGCCCTATAAAAATGGGCTTTGAGATTTGTGAAGATGCCTGGCGCCAGATACGCCCGGCCTGCAAACTTTATGAAAAGGGCGTAAACCTGATATTAAACCCAAGTGCCAGCCACTTTGCTTTTGACAAAACACTAGCGAGAGAAGAACTGGTAGTGCTGAGCTCAAAAAACTTTCATTGTACATACGTTTATGCCAATCTCTTGGGTAATGAAGCGGGTAGAATGATTTATGACGGAGAAATACTGATCGCACGTCATGGAAAACTCATTCAAAGAAACGATTGGCTCTCTTTTAAAAGTGTAGAACTGCAGTATGCCGAAGTTGACTTCAATAATGAGGATGAGGTCTACCCTGCTCCTGTAGAATACATAAGAGACAAGAACACAGAGTTCTTAAAAGCAGAGACTTTAGCCTTATTCGATTACCTCAGAAAGAGCCGAAGCAAAGGTTATGTACTATCACTCAGTGGTGGCGCTGATTCCTCTACTATAGCAGTATTAGTAGGTGAGATGGTAAAAAGAGGAATCGTAGCCTTAGGAACTCAGGCTTTTCTTGAAAAAGCTGGCCTTCAACATATAAAAAGTACGGATTTAAAGAGCATTGTAGCTGAAATTCTGACTTGTGCTTATCAGGGCACTGTAAACAGTTCTGAAGATACTTTTAATTCTGCCAAGGAGCTGGCCACTGAACTGGGAGCCACTTTCCATCATTGGTTAATAGATGATGAAGTTTCATCTTATACTGGTAAAATAGAAAAGGCATTAGCTAGAGAATTAACCTGGGAGAAGGACGATATCGCACTACAGAATATTCAAGCCAGAGCTCGTTCTCCAATCATTTGGATGTTGGCAAATATTAACAATGCCTTGCTCCTCACCACCTCTAATCGAAGTGAGGGTGATGTGGGCTACGCCACCATGGATGGTGATACTAGTGGTAGTATTTCTCCTATAGCGGCAGTGGATAAGCATTTCATTATCAATTGGTTGAAGTGGGCAGAGAAAGAATTAGGCTATACCGCCTTATCTCATGTAAACTTATTGCAGCCAAGTGCTGAGTTAAGACCTCTGGAATCACATCAAACTGATGAGGCCGATCTTATGCCTTATCACATTATAGTGGAAATAGAAAAGCTGGCCATCAAAGAACATCAATCTCCGGTAGAGGTTTTCAATAATCTAAGTGCCAGGAATCTGGAAAATGATGACCTTCTAAAGCAGCATATTACTCGTTTTTATACGCTATGGTCTAGAAATCAATGGAAAAGAGAGCGAATAGCTCCATCATTCCATTTAGATGATTTCAACGTAGATCCCAGAACCTGGTGCAGATTCCCAATACTGTCTGGAAGCTTTAAGCAAGAATTAGAAGAACTAAACAACCTATAA
- the rnc gene encoding ribonuclease III, producing the protein MRRGVTRLVNIFRKKSQKDKRLITAITTIVGSKPFNLKLYELAIKHSSIAKVNSKGLKESNERLEYLGDAILGAIVADYLFKTFPFKEEGFLTEIRARIVNRESLNNLGKKIGLNQVVEYDQNKKGNLSHKSLYGDTLEALVGAVYLDKGYRFCSKFVLEKLIIPYFDINEIIRSNPNWKSKIIEWSQKENKDLKFEIIAVKSDKQHREFTAQVYINEEPMATGIGSSKKRAEQSAAQKTCELLNLE; encoded by the coding sequence GTGCGTCGTGGTGTAACTCGACTGGTTAACATTTTTCGAAAAAAATCACAAAAGGACAAAAGGCTTATTACCGCAATTACTACAATTGTCGGTAGTAAGCCTTTTAACTTAAAGCTGTACGAGCTGGCTATAAAGCATAGCTCTATTGCCAAGGTAAACAGCAAAGGCCTAAAAGAATCTAATGAAAGGCTGGAATACCTGGGCGATGCCATTCTGGGAGCTATTGTAGCTGACTACCTTTTCAAAACATTCCCCTTTAAAGAAGAAGGATTTCTTACCGAAATAAGAGCACGAATAGTAAATCGTGAATCTCTTAATAATCTGGGTAAGAAAATTGGCCTAAATCAGGTGGTGGAATACGATCAGAATAAGAAAGGAAATCTTTCTCACAAGTCTCTGTATGGTGATACTTTAGAAGCTCTGGTAGGTGCAGTATATCTGGACAAAGGCTACCGTTTTTGTTCTAAGTTTGTACTTGAGAAGCTCATTATCCCCTACTTTGATATCAACGAAATTATAAGATCTAATCCTAACTGGAAGAGTAAGATCATAGAATGGTCTCAAAAGGAAAATAAGGATCTTAAATTTGAAATTATTGCAGTGAAAAGCGATAAGCAACACCGGGAATTTACCGCTCAGGTTTATATTAATGAAGAGCCCATGGCCACAGGCATAGGTTCCAGTAAAAAAAGGGCAGAACAAAGTGCCGCTCAAAAAACCTGTGAACTCCTGAATTTGGAGTAA
- the fabF gene encoding beta-ketoacyl-ACP synthase II, with protein sequence MTLRRVVVTGIGALTPIGNTAPEFWEGLKNGVSGADRITRFDPEKFRTQFACEIKNYNPEDHFDRKEARKMDPFTQYALIVADEAVKDAQLDLESIDLNKAGVIWGSGIGGLKTFQEEVKSYANNDNTPRFNPFFIPKMIADISAGYISIKYGFHGPNFVTVSACASATNALIDALNYIRLGHMDIAISGGSEAAVTEAGIGGFNAMKALSERNDSPETASRPFDKDREGFVLGEGAGALILEEYEHAKARGAKIYAEIIGGGMSADAHHITAPHPEGLGATNVMINALADAKISPEDVDYINVHGTSTPLGDISETLAIKKVFGDHAYKLNISSTKSMTGHLLGAAGAIEAVASIMAIKEGLVPPTINHFTDDDNLDNKLNFTFNEAQKRDINVALSNTFGFGGHNTSIIFRKIQ encoded by the coding sequence ATGACGTTGAGAAGAGTAGTAGTCACAGGAATAGGCGCCCTTACTCCCATAGGAAATACAGCTCCTGAATTTTGGGAAGGCTTGAAAAATGGTGTTAGTGGGGCTGATCGCATCACTAGGTTTGATCCCGAGAAATTCCGCACACAGTTTGCCTGTGAAATAAAAAACTATAATCCAGAAGATCATTTTGATAGAAAGGAAGCCAGAAAAATGGACCCTTTCACCCAATATGCCCTAATCGTAGCTGATGAGGCTGTTAAAGACGCTCAGCTCGATCTGGAATCTATTGACTTAAATAAGGCTGGGGTTATATGGGGCTCTGGTATCGGAGGCCTCAAGACTTTTCAGGAAGAAGTGAAGAGTTACGCGAACAATGATAACACGCCGCGTTTTAACCCATTCTTCATCCCGAAAATGATTGCTGATATCAGTGCAGGTTATATATCGATAAAATATGGGTTTCACGGCCCTAATTTTGTCACCGTATCTGCGTGTGCTTCGGCCACCAATGCTCTAATCGATGCATTAAATTACATCAGATTAGGACATATGGATATCGCCATTTCTGGCGGAAGTGAAGCTGCAGTTACTGAAGCTGGAATTGGTGGATTTAACGCCATGAAAGCTCTTTCTGAAAGAAATGATTCTCCAGAAACTGCTTCAAGACCTTTTGATAAAGACCGTGAGGGATTTGTGTTAGGTGAAGGAGCTGGAGCATTAATTCTTGAAGAATACGAACATGCCAAAGCAAGAGGTGCAAAAATATATGCCGAAATTATTGGCGGTGGTATGTCAGCAGATGCTCACCACATTACCGCTCCACACCCAGAGGGTTTAGGAGCTACTAACGTGATGATCAATGCATTAGCTGACGCCAAAATTTCACCGGAAGATGTAGACTATATCAACGTACACGGTACATCTACTCCACTTGGTGACATTAGCGAAACGCTAGCAATCAAAAAGGTGTTTGGCGACCATGCTTATAAGCTTAACATTAGCTCTACAAAATCTATGACTGGTCACCTTTTAGGTGCTGCCGGTGCTATAGAGGCTGTAGCTAGTATAATGGCTATTAAAGAAGGTCTTGTTCCTCCTACTATCAATCACTTTACTGATGATGATAACCTGGATAACAAGCTAAACTTCACCTTTAATGAAGCGCAAAAGCGTGACATTAATGTTGCTCTTAGCAATACTTTTGGTTTTGGAGGTCACAATACCTCTATAATTTTCAGAAAAATCCAATAG
- a CDS encoding acyl carrier protein, translated as MSEIAQKVKSIIIDKLGVEESEVTPEASFTNDLGADSLDTVELIMEFEKEFNISIPDDQAENISTVGQAISYLEENVKS; from the coding sequence ATGTCTGAAATAGCACAAAAAGTTAAATCAATTATTATTGATAAATTAGGAGTTGAGGAATCAGAGGTTACTCCTGAAGCTAGCTTCACTAACGATCTAGGAGCAGACTCACTAGACACAGTTGAATTAATTATGGAGTTTGAGAAAGAATTCAACATTTCAATTCCTGATGATCAGGCAGAAAACATTTCTACTGTTGGACAGGCAATTTCTTATTTAGAAGAAAACGTAAAAAGTTAA
- a CDS encoding IPExxxVDY family protein has translation MKKTKLIIEHSYDFDLLGIISTIRFYKAAWSINNCLNIRFIKDEDLTLEIKDARPSIFGSYIFETEYCCIQLYKNKSIDGENAYLIPEMQHYDYILKTSQESQSFAGEEIMKALKEVPWIQYIAAIEVNKLKSKDNLLT, from the coding sequence GTGAAAAAGACTAAGCTAATTATTGAGCATAGTTATGATTTTGATCTGCTCGGAATCATATCTACCATTCGTTTTTATAAGGCAGCCTGGTCTATAAATAATTGTCTGAATATAAGATTTATTAAAGACGAGGACCTTACACTAGAGATAAAAGATGCAAGACCCTCTATATTCGGCAGTTATATCTTTGAAACAGAATATTGCTGCATACAGCTATATAAAAATAAATCGATAGATGGTGAAAACGCTTACCTTATTCCTGAAATGCAACATTACGATTATATATTAAAGACCTCACAGGAATCACAATCGTTTGCAGGAGAAGAAATAATGAAAGCGCTAAAAGAAGTCCCATGGATTCAATATATTGCCGCCATCGAAGTAAATAAACTAAAGTCTAAAGACAATCTTTTAACTTAA
- the pyk gene encoding pyruvate kinase encodes MDQEIHFNKTKIVATVGPASNDKDMLRKLMKEGVDIFRLNFSHGTHADHAQVIQYVRELNEELGSHVCLLQDLQGPKIRLGEVEKGAKIKTGQKFVITTEDMVGNSEKASTVYQGLPDDVEIGDIILIDDGKIELKVTGKSGKEVETEVVFGGKIKSRKGINMPFTKVSAPSLTEKDVKDLEFGLPHDIEWVALSFVRTAEDIHDLRSRIQAAGKTSRIVAKIEKPEAIKNIDAIIEATDAVMVARGDLGVEIFMEEVPMAQKMIVEKCNKLSKPVIIATQMMESMIENPRPTRAETNDVANAVMDGADALMLSAETAAGLFPVEVIKSMVKTITSVERQANVYYKHDLPDREDPLYNHDALILGACRLAKATGAKALIGMTASGYTAFRLAARRPKGHIFIFTSNRPLLNTMNLIWGVRGFYYDEEESTDKTFADIEDILVKNGHLEKGDVFITTASMPIQDRARTNTIKFNVVD; translated from the coding sequence ATGGATCAGGAAATACACTTTAACAAAACAAAAATTGTGGCTACAGTGGGCCCAGCCTCTAATGATAAAGACATGCTTCGTAAGCTGATGAAGGAGGGGGTAGACATTTTTAGATTAAACTTTTCTCATGGTACGCATGCAGATCACGCACAGGTGATACAGTATGTACGTGAGCTAAATGAAGAGCTAGGTAGTCATGTTTGTTTACTTCAGGATTTGCAAGGCCCTAAAATTAGGCTTGGTGAAGTAGAAAAAGGTGCTAAAATTAAAACAGGTCAGAAGTTCGTGATCACCACTGAAGATATGGTGGGTAACAGCGAAAAGGCCAGCACTGTATACCAAGGCTTGCCAGATGATGTAGAAATCGGCGATATCATTCTTATAGATGATGGTAAAATAGAGCTAAAAGTTACTGGTAAAAGCGGTAAGGAAGTAGAAACTGAAGTTGTTTTCGGTGGTAAAATAAAGTCTAGAAAAGGTATTAATATGCCTTTTACTAAGGTATCTGCTCCATCTTTAACAGAAAAAGATGTTAAAGATCTTGAGTTTGGACTACCTCATGATATAGAGTGGGTGGCATTATCTTTCGTAAGAACAGCTGAAGATATCCATGACCTAAGAAGTAGAATTCAAGCAGCAGGTAAAACAAGTCGTATTGTGGCTAAAATTGAAAAGCCTGAGGCGATTAAAAATATCGATGCTATCATTGAAGCTACAGATGCTGTAATGGTGGCTAGAGGAGACCTTGGTGTTGAAATCTTCATGGAAGAAGTGCCAATGGCTCAGAAAATGATTGTAGAGAAGTGTAATAAACTGTCTAAGCCGGTAATCATCGCTACTCAAATGATGGAGAGTATGATTGAAAACCCTAGACCAACCAGAGCGGAGACCAATGACGTGGCTAACGCTGTAATGGATGGTGCTGATGCTTTAATGCTTTCTGCAGAAACTGCTGCTGGCTTATTCCCTGTAGAGGTTATAAAGAGTATGGTGAAAACCATTACCAGCGTAGAAAGACAGGCTAATGTATACTACAAGCATGACTTACCAGATAGAGAAGATCCTTTATATAATCATGATGCACTTATCTTAGGAGCATGTAGATTAGCTAAAGCTACTGGTGCTAAAGCGCTTATCGGTATGACAGCTTCTGGTTATACTGCTTTTAGATTGGCAGCTAGAAGACCAAAAGGACATATCTTTATATTCACTTCTAACAGACCTTTATTAAACACTATGAACCTAATCTGGGGTGTAAGAGGTTTTTATTATGATGAAGAGGAATCTACAGATAAAACTTTTGCTGATATCGAAGATATTCTGGTTAAGAATGGCCACTTAGAGAAAGGTGATGTATTTATCACTACTGCTAGTATGCCTATTCAGGATAGAGCAAGAACTAACACCATTAAATTTAACGTGGTAGATTAA
- a CDS encoding NFACT RNA binding domain-containing protein, whose translation MHNNYYFLKQLSAALTPRLQNAELVECFSQNKNEVIFGFSGQEDLYIKASLSPSFCCLSFPNEFSRARRNSVDLFQVIIGKKVSDIKMYENERCFALIFEDDDHLLFKMHGNRSNIILFQNNDITEVFKKGLKNDFNLTLDELDRPLDQSKDNFIAENGDIKTLFPTFGPLIKDYLKNKSYQEKDIEEKWEIIQSVLKELNEGIFHLTELDESLQFSLLKLGDIKASYQNPIDAVTQFFIKYISEESARHIKKQLLGGLEKSIRQTEGYIKKTGDKLKGIENQQNYSQLADIIMANLHNIAPHSTETTLDNFYADYAPITIKLKRDLSPQKNAENYYRKAKNQAIEIKSLKKNISDKDDFLLELMMKKEEIEQTEDFRQLKSFVKDKNKEEEEKTSHKPFYQFKVNNYDVWVGKNAKNNDLLLQQYAYKEDLWLHAKDVTGSHVLIKHQAGKGFPNDVIEKAAQIAAYYSKRKTDTLCPVIVTPRKYVRKRKGDPAGMVAVDKEESVILVPPSNKV comes from the coding sequence ATGCACAATAATTACTATTTCCTAAAGCAACTTTCAGCTGCCTTAACTCCACGCCTGCAAAACGCAGAGCTGGTAGAATGTTTCTCTCAAAATAAAAATGAGGTGATATTCGGGTTTAGCGGACAAGAAGATCTTTATATAAAAGCATCTTTATCTCCATCCTTTTGCTGCCTGTCATTTCCAAATGAATTCAGCCGAGCGAGAAGAAACAGTGTTGACCTTTTTCAAGTGATTATTGGCAAAAAGGTTTCTGACATTAAAATGTACGAGAACGAAAGATGTTTTGCTCTCATTTTTGAAGATGATGACCACCTTCTGTTTAAAATGCATGGCAATAGGTCTAACATCATTCTTTTTCAGAATAATGACATCACAGAAGTATTTAAAAAGGGCCTTAAAAATGATTTTAATTTAACGCTTGATGAATTAGACAGGCCATTAGATCAAAGTAAGGATAATTTCATAGCTGAAAATGGTGATATAAAAACCCTTTTCCCAACCTTCGGTCCACTGATCAAGGATTATCTCAAGAATAAATCTTATCAAGAGAAAGATATTGAAGAGAAATGGGAAATCATTCAGAGTGTTCTCAAAGAACTGAATGAAGGCATCTTTCACCTTACAGAACTAGATGAAAGCTTACAGTTTAGCTTACTTAAGCTCGGTGACATTAAAGCCAGCTACCAGAACCCAATTGACGCTGTTACTCAATTTTTCATAAAATATATCTCTGAAGAAAGTGCAAGGCACATAAAAAAACAGCTTTTGGGCGGTTTGGAAAAGAGCATCAGGCAAACCGAAGGATATATTAAAAAGACCGGAGATAAGCTCAAAGGCATTGAAAATCAGCAGAATTACAGTCAGCTAGCCGATATTATTATGGCTAACCTGCACAACATTGCTCCTCACAGCACAGAAACTACGCTCGATAATTTCTATGCGGACTACGCTCCCATCACCATTAAATTAAAAAGGGATCTCTCACCTCAAAAAAATGCGGAGAACTATTACCGAAAGGCAAAGAATCAGGCCATTGAGATCAAGTCTTTGAAAAAAAACATATCAGACAAAGACGATTTTCTTCTGGAACTGATGATGAAAAAAGAAGAAATAGAGCAGACTGAGGATTTCAGGCAACTCAAATCTTTTGTTAAGGATAAAAATAAAGAAGAAGAAGAAAAAACCAGTCACAAGCCATTTTATCAGTTTAAGGTAAACAACTATGATGTCTGGGTAGGTAAAAACGCTAAGAATAATGATTTACTTCTGCAGCAATATGCCTATAAAGAAGATCTTTGGCTGCATGCTAAAGATGTAACTGGCTCTCACGTGCTGATTAAACACCAGGCGGGAAAAGGCTTCCCTAATGATGTGATAGAGAAAGCCGCTCAAATTGCCGCTTATTACAGCAAAAGAAAAACAGACACCTTATGCCCTGTTATTGTCACTCCGAGGAAATACGTGCGCAAGAGAAAAGGAGACCCGGCTGGCATGGTGGCTGTAGACAAAGAAGAAAGCGTAATACTCGTTCCGCCTAGTAATAAGGTATAA